A region from the Corylus avellana chromosome ca7, CavTom2PMs-1.0 genome encodes:
- the LOC132188044 gene encoding uncharacterized protein LOC132188044 encodes MEDFQKVLEECRLSDMGFQGSKFTWTNDRTDNAFTQKWLDRAVANAKWLSNFACSEVKVMARHNSDHNPLLLCFDAGGVRRRASRPFRFEVNWESYPDFKKEVGKSWRMKQRGENPQQNVHGKLQSCKRSILRWVKKTVHVTEDLIRSKTKELEELQGAEGNINLVAEQALMEEVNGLLEQEDTKWRQRAKKNWLIHGDRNTKFFHACATQRRTSNTISQIVDGNGQAWDTTEGIEKAFVAHYKSLFTSARPTAIAECTNAVERKVTCEMGSKLLAPFIMEEIVAVLKQMAPLKAPAAD; translated from the coding sequence ATGGAGGATTTTCAAAAAGTTTTGGAGGAATGTAGGCTTAGCGATATGGGTTTCCAAGGGTCTAAATTTACATGGACTAATGATAGAACGGATAATGCGTTTACGCAAAAATGGCTGGATCGGGCCGTTGCTAATGCCAAATGGCTCTCAAATTTTGCTTGTTCCGAAGTGAAGGTGATGGCTCGGCACAATTCAGACCATAACCCTCTCCTTCTATGTTTTGATGCTGGTGGCGTGAGGAGAAGAGCTAGCCGACCATTTCGTTTTGAGGTTAATTGGGAGTCATATCCAGATTTCAAGAAAGAGGTGGGGAAAAGTTGGCGCATGAAACAAAGGGGGGAGAATCCACAGCAGAATGTACATGGGAAGCTCCAATCATGTAAGCGATCCATTTTGAGATGGGTAAAAAAAACAGTCCATGTTACAGAAGATCTTATTCGGTCTAAAACAAAAGAGCTTGAAGAGTTGCAAGGGGCAGAAGGGAACATTAATTTGGTGGCTGAACAAGCTCTAATGGAAGAGGTGAACGGGCTGCTAGAGCAAGAAGACACAAAATGGAGGCAAAGAGCTAAGAAGAATTGGCTTATCCATGGAGATCGTAATACGAAGTTTTTTCATGCGTGTGCCACGCAGCGGAGAACTAGTAATACTATCTCTCAGATTGTAGATGGAAATGGCCAAGCGTGGGATACGACGGAGGGGATTGAGAAAGCTTTTGTGGCTCATTATAAGAGCCTCTTTACTTCGGCTAGGCCAACTGCTATTGCTGAATGTACAAATGCAGTGGAGCGGAAGGTGACCTGTGAAATGGGCAGCAAACTCTTGGCGCCTTTCATTATGGAGGAGATTGTAGCTGTGCTTAAACAGATGGCACCATTAAAAGCACCAGCAGCCGACTAA
- the LOC132188043 gene encoding protein FAR1-RELATED SEQUENCE 5-like — protein sequence MALSLDCLDILFPPTKQKADNYTDETNKNNDQSVVIDYTSKLGIEFGTEQEAYDIYNEYGRNYGFSIRKDWSNKRKVDGVVTSRNFACCKEGFRDELERDGPKTYERAETRTGCPAHVTVRLDKEKGKYYTHSLELNHKHALHVPQCAHVMPSQRRISKAQVLEIDLADDSGIKLKDSYEFMGRQAGGKYVLGYTKQDQKNYLHNKRRRALKYGEAESILRYFLKQKRENSSFYYAIQLDVEEQITNIFWADAQMIIDYTLFGDVVSFNTTYRTNKEYQPLAMFVGFNHHREVVIFGAALLYDETIKSF from the exons ATGGCATTGAGTTTGGATTGTTTAGACATTCTCTTTCCACCTACCAAGCAAAAAGCTGACAA TTACACGGATGAGACAAATAAGAACAATGATCAAAGCGTGGTTATTGACTATACGTCAAAGCTTGGCATTGAGTTTGGTACTGAACAAGAGGCATATGACATTTATAATGAGTATGGACGAAATTATGGATTTAGTATTCGCAAAGATTGgagtaacaaaagaaaggtAGACGGCGTGGTGACTTCAAGAAATTTTGCATGTTGTAAAGAGGGGTTTCGAGACGAATTGGAGAGAGATGGTCCAAAAACATATGAGCGAGCTGAAACAAGGACAGGTTGCCCGGCACATGTGACAGTTCGACTTGATAAAGAAAAGGGGAAATATTATACACATAGTCTTGAGCTCAATCATAAGCATGCTCTTCATGTTCCACAATGTGCTCATGTGATGCCATCACAACGGAGGATCTCAAAAGCACAAGTATTGGAAATTGATTTGGCTGATGATAGTGGTATAAAATTGAAGGATTCATATGAATTCATGGGTAGGCAAGCCGGTGGGAAATATGTTCTTGGTTATACCAAGCAAGATCAGAAGAATTACCTTCACAACAAACGACGACGAGCGTTGAAATACGGTGAGGCAGAGAGTATACTTAGATACTTTCTAAAGCAAAAGCGCGAGAATTCTTCATTTTATTATGCAATACAATTGGATGTTGAAGAACAGATAACCAATATTTTTTGGGCAGATGCACAGATGATTATTGATTATACATTATTTGGTGATGTAGTTTCTTTTAATACGACATACAGAACTAATAAAGAGTATCAGCCGCTTGCAATGTTTGTTGGATTTAATCATCATAGAGAGGTTGTGATATTTGGGGCTGCACTTCTATACGATGAAACTATAAAGTCATTCTGA